AGGAAACAATGATACCTTATCCAAACATTAACCCTATAGCTTTTTCAATTGGACCATTTCATATTTTTGGTAAAACAATCGGACCTTTTAATGCAAGGTGGTACGGTATAGCTTATGCATTAGGTTTTTTAATAGGATATTTTTATATCAAACACAGAATAAAAATTTCTGATTATTTTAAAAACAAATCGATAGCAGATGATTTGATATTTTATTCCATAATAGGAGTAATAATTGGTGGTAGGCTAGGCTATGTGCTCATTTATAACTTTGCTTATTATATGAATCACCCGCTTAGAATATTCTATGTATGGCAAGGTGGGATGAGTTTCCACGGTGCTTTAATAGGCCTTGTTCTGGTAGGTTTGTATATCTCCAAAAAATACAATGTAAGGTTTTATAAACTTGCAGATGAAGTTGCTGTTATAGCGCCAGTTGGTATTTTTTTTGGAAGAATTGCAAATTTTATAAACGATGAATTGTGGGGTAGGCCATCAAATCTTCCATGGGCAATTGCTTTTCCAAGAGGTGGATACATTCCAAGACAACCTTCTCAGCTTTACGAAGCTTTATTTGAAGGTCTGATATTATTTTTGATCTTATATTTTTCGCGTGATAAACTCATCAAAAAAGAAGGCTTTTTATTCTGGCTATTTGTATTATTGTATGGAATATTCAGATTTTTCGTTGAATTTACAAGAGAACCAGACCCCCAAATAGGTTTTATTCTGGGTCTTACCATGGGACAGTGGTTGTGTTTAGCCATGATACTAGTATCTACAATTTCCTTTATTATCCTCAGAAAAAAATGGAAAAATGCTACTTGAAGAAATAAAATCATTAAAACTTAAATCCATAGAAGATAAGAAAAAAGAGTTACCTTCTCATATATTGGAAATGGGTCTTAATATGCTATATAAAGAACCAATAGATTTAAAAAAAATATTTTCAAAAGATTTTTGTGAAATAATAGAAATAAAAAATTTTGACCAAGATAAAACTTATAATATAGCTGAAACTGCAAGTGCTCTTATTATCAATTCTGATGATGTATTTTTATATGGTTCATTGGAAAACATTTCCTTTGCCAAAGAAAATTTTAATTTACCAGTAATAGCAAGAGACTATTTTTTAGAAGAATATCAGATTTATTTAATCAGGATTTACCAGGCAGATGGCATTATTATAGAACCAGCTTTTATTGATGATCAAACATTGGAAAAAATTTCATTATTAAGCCTTGCTATGGGTATTGAGCCAATATACGAGATACGAACAAAAAGTGATATAGACAGGCTAAAAAAATTTGATTTTGCAAACATGTTTATTTTTGAAAATGAAAATTTAGTAACAAATATTAAAAAAACTGAATTCAACATTTTTTACGATACTACAATAAATAAAGAAAAATTAACTGAAAGGGGGGCAAAAATATTTATCAGGGTTTTGATTTAGATGAAATTAAGCAAAAAACCATATATTTTGTTGGCATTGGCGGTATTGGAATGAGTTCCATTGCACAATACCTGCATACAAAAGGTTATAAAATAAAAGGTTCAGACCAAAGCGAAAATAAAAATGTTGCTGCATTAAAAGAATTAGGTATCAAAGTCAATATAGGACATTTTCCGCAAAATATAACAGACGATATAGCTCTTGTTGTAATATCATCTGCTATAAAAGAAGACAATCCAGAAGTTATCCAGGCCAAAAAAAACAATATAAGAGTTTTAAAAAGGTATGAATTACTGGCTTTGCTTTTTAATGAAAAATTTGGTATAGCAATTGCAGGTTCTCATGGAAAAACTACAACCACATCTCTTGCCACAGAACTTTTATGTGAAGCATCTTTTAATCCTACCGCTATTATTGGTGGTAAAATACAAAAAATAAAGCAAAATGTAATGTGTGGAAATAGCAATTACTTTATTGCTGAAGCAGATGAAAGTGATGGAGGATTTTTGCTCTTAAACCCTAAAATAGCTATTGTAACAAACATAGACAATGACCACTTAAATTATTACAAAAATTTCGAAAATGAAATAGAAGCATTCAAAGAATTTATCAAAAAAAGTAATTATGCAATACTAAATATTGATGATAAAAATTTATCAAAAATTATTAAGGAATTAAACAAAGAACGCTGTTTTACTTATTCTATTCAAAATAAAAACGCTCATTTTTGGGCTGAAAATATAACGCATACTGGAAAATCAAGTCAATTTGTTGTCCACACACCTCAAGAAAATATTGATATAATACTAAATATACCAGGAATTCATAATATTTCAAACTCTTTAGCAATCGTAGCATTATCCCATATATTGCGCATAGAAAAACATTATTTACAAAGAACACTTGAGTTTTTTAGCGGTGTGGATAGAAGATTTAGTTTCAGATCGTTTTTAAAAGATGGCGTTGAAGTATATGATGATTATGCACATCACCCAAGAGAAATAGAAGCTACGCTTCAAGCAGCTAAACAAACTGCTAAATCTCGCGTTATTGCAATTTTTCAGCCACATCGCTACACTAGAGTACAATCTCTAATGAATGAGTTTGCAAAATCTTTTAAACTTGCTGATGTGGTATTTTTGCTTGATATTTATCCAGCAGGTGAGTCCCCAATTGAGGGAATAAATTCAAAAATACTTGCAGAAAATATCAATAAATTTTCAAACAATTGTATTTATATTGATGACATATCAAAAATAAAACCAATGTTACTTAAAGAAACAAAATCTGGCGATTTAGTAATTACAATGGGAGCAGGCGACATTACTAAACTTTCTTATCAGCTTAATGCTAATGAAACAAATTAAAATAAATACCAGTCTTATAACTTCTTTTAAGCAAAATGGAACATGCATATTAAATTACATAGAAAACATTGATGATTTAAGTGCAGTAGAGCAAGGTAAAATAATTGGCGAAGGGAGTAATATAATAATAAAAAACAATCAAAATTTATACAAACTCTCTAAAACATTTTCATATATAAATATTGTAGATTCTTTGGTTATTGTCGGAGGATCAACTAAAATTAGTCTTATAAATAAAACTATGATAAAAAATGGTTTATGTGGCCTTGAGTTTTTAGGGGGTGTCCCAGCAAGCATTGGAGGATGCATAAGAATGAATGCTGGTGCTTTTAATAAAAGAATTGCAGATTTTTTTGAATACGCTATATGCTATAGTCCAAATATAGGTATTCATACAATTTACAAAAGCGATGCGCATTTTTCTTATAGAAATTCAAATTTTAATGATAAAGTTATCTTAGAAGTTGGGTTAAGACTTGAAAAATCAAACCCGAATCTTATAGAAAAAAAAATAAGAGAAAATATCAAAATAAGACTTTCAAAAGCTCCATTGGTTCGTACATTTGGTAGTGTATTTAAAAATCCCCCAAATATGATAGCTGGCAAATTAATTGAAGAATGTTGCCTTAAAGGTAAAATTGTGGGTGACGCTATGATTTGTAAAAAACATGCTAATTACATAATAAATTTAAATAAAGCCACTGCAGATGATGTTTTATATTTAATTGATATTGTAAAAAATAATGTTTATAAAAAATTTAATATTGAACTGGAAGAGGAGGTAATTATATTATGAGTATATTGGTTGTTTGCGGTGGCGATTCATCCGAAAGAGAAGTGTCTATTAGAAGCGGAGGCGCAATTCACCAGGCTCTTTTAAATTTAAAATATGATGCACAAAAATATATTTGTGAAAATAAAAAAGACTGTATAGAAACAATCTTAAAGAAAAAGCCTGATATAGTTTTTATTGCCCTACACGGTGGATTTGGTGAGGATGGTACCCTTCAGGCAGCACTTGAAATGCATAATATAAAATATACTGGATCAAATTCACTATCCAGCAAAGTTTGTATGAATAAATTTTTTACAAAAGCTATTTTAAAAGAATATCATATACCCACAAAACCAGCAGTTTTAGCAAAAGACATAAAAGATATAGAGAATATAAACAGCTTTCCAGTATGCATTAAACCAAACAATGAAGGCTCTTCAATTGGTGTTGAATTTGCTTATGATAATACTCAGCTTCAAGCAAAATTTAGTGAACTTATAAAACAATTTAAAGAATTAATTATTGAAGAAAAAATTACAGGCACAGAAGTTACGCTTAGTATTTTAAACGGCGAATGCCTGCCTTTAATAGAAATTGCACCCAAGAAAGGTTTTTATGATTATCAAAACAAATACACATCTGGTGCAACGGAATATATTATACCTGCAAGAATCAATCAATCAATTATTAACGAAATTAATAGAATTGGAAAAATAATATATAAAGCATTTTATTGCAAAGGCGCAATAAGAATTGATATGATGATAGAAAAAAACATACCATACGTTTTAGAAATAAATACAATTCCTGGTATGACCCAAACAAGTCTGTTGCCAAGTGCAGCAAAAAGTATAAATATTAGTTTTGAATTATTAGTAGAAAAAATACTAAAATCTGCCTATGAAGGATTTTAAAAATTTTAAAACTTACAAAAAGCCCAAAAAAAATTATTCTATTATTAAAAGAAAAATACTTTTTAAATTATTATTTGTATTAATACTTGTTATTTTTTTTTATGGAATATATCAAGTTTTCTATATCTTGAAAAATTCTCAAGAATCAAAATTACGATATGTATATATAAAGGGCAATAAAATCCTTCAATCTAACTACCTAATCCATAGTTTAGGTATATCCAATAATACAAAACTAAATTCACACTTAAAATTAGATGTTTACAACAAATTAACAAAAAACCCATTTATTGCAAACGCAAAAATTGCTATTATTAAACCAGATACACTCTATATAGACATTAATGAAAAAACACCACTATGTATTATAGATGTCAATAACAAACAGCTACTATTTGCCAATAATGGTCAATATATAACTGACAATATAGATCCTAAAAAAATTAATATTGACAAAATTTTGCATATTAAAATGGCGAATTTAACACCTCAAATTAACAATAAAAAGGTCGTATTAGAGCTTGTAAATTTATACAAAAAGTTAGACAAATTAGAAAAAATTAGTTATATTATAATGGAAGACAATAAGTTTGGGGTTAATTTCAAAAATGGGATTATGGTAACAGCTAATATGTTTAATTGTGATTATGATAAATCAGTAGAAAGGCTTGAAACGATTTGGCCAAAACTTTTGCCTGATGCTGATAAGATTGAAAATGTATCAATATGTTATCCAGATAGAATTATTATAAAATGGAAAACAAAGGAGACAAAAAGTGGAAGATAGCGGTAGAATTATAGTAGGTTTGGACATAGGTACAACCAAAGTGTGCACAGTTGTAGGCAAATATGATTCAACAGAGCTAAGAATAATTGGTATTGGAACAAACCCATCTTCCGGCCTTAGAAAAGGTATTGTAATAAACATAGATCAAGCTGTTGATTCAATCAAAAAATCCATCTTCAAAGCTGAACAAATGAGCGGTATTAAAATAACAAATGTCTATGCTGGCATTTCAGGTAGCCACATACGTTCATATAATTCAACTGGTGTAATAGCTGTAAAAGGTAACGAAGTTACAGAAGCCGACATAAAAAGGGTAATTGATGGTGCTAAAGCTATTATTATACCTCCAGATAGAGAAATTATACATGTTATACCGCAAGAATTCATTGTTGATGAACAAACTGGTATAAAAGAACCACTTGGTATGTCTTGCACCAGACTTGAAGCCAAAGTACATGTTGTCACAGGTGGCGTATCAAATATACAAAATATTATAAAATGCTGTCAAAAAAGTAGTTTAAATGTAGTTGATATTGTTTTGCAACCAATAGCATCATCACTTGCTGTATTAACACAAGATGAAAAAGATATTGGAGTTTGTTTGGTAGATATAGGTGGCGGCACTACTGATGTAGCTGTATTTTTAAACAATTCGCTAAGACATACTTTTGTTTTATCAATTGGTGGAGATCATATAACAAATGACATTTCCGTAGCATTCAGACTACCATATAAAGAAGCGGAAAATTTAAAAATCAACTATGGTACAGCCATGATAGAAGGTAACTATGAAGACGAAACAATCGAACTTCAAAGAAATTTTTCATCAAAAATTAAACAAATCTACAAAAGTGATTTAGCTCAAGTAATAGAACCAAGAATAGAAGAAATATTTTCTTTAGTGAAAGAAGAACTTGATAAAATGAATATTTTAGGATTATTAGGTGCTGGTGTAGTTTTAACTGGTGGAACTGCTATGCTTGAAAATATAACAGATTTAGCGGAAAACATATTTAAATTACCTGTTAGGGTAGGCTATCCTATAAACATTGGTGGTATAAAAGATGCATTGAATAACCCAATGTATTCAACAGCTATTGGTCTTACAATGTATGCAGTAGAAAACAGACAAGAAAAAGGTGATGTTTTGGCAACACCAAATAGTGGCGATACGTCTTTTTCTTCAATCATTTCAAAAATGAAGAAATGGATTAAGGAGATGTTTTAAATGAGTGAAGCAAAGCAAAAAATAACTGAGACAATTCGTGATGGGGCTATTATAAAGGTTGTTGGCGTTGGTGGTGGTGGTTCTAATGCAGTAAACAATATGGTTAAATATGGAATAAAACATGTAGAATTTATTTCAATTAACACAGATAAACAAGCTTTNNNNNNNNNNTCTTTGGCTCCAAATAAATTACAAATTGGTGTTAATTTAACAAAAGGCTTAGGTGCAGGCAGTGATCCTCAAAAAGGCAAACAAGCCGCAGAAGAAAGCATTGAAGATATCAAAAAAACACTTCAAGGCGCTGATATGGTTTTTATAACAGCAGGAATGGGAGGTGGTACAGGTACAGGCGCAAGCCCAATAATAGCAAAGGTAGCTAAAGAGTTAGGGGCACTAACAATTGGCGTTGTAACAAAACCATTC
The DNA window shown above is from Desulfurella sp. and carries:
- the lgt gene encoding prolipoprotein diacylglyceryl transferase; this encodes MIPYPNINPIAFSIGPFHIFGKTIGPFNARWYGIAYALGFLIGYFYIKHRIKISDYFKNKSIADDLIFYSIIGVIIGGRLGYVLIYNFAYYMNHPLRIFYVWQGGMSFHGALIGLVLVGLYISKKYNVRFYKLADEVAVIAPVGIFFGRIANFINDELWGRPSNLPWAIAFPRGGYIPRQPSQLYEALFEGLILFLILYFSRDKLIKKEGFLFWLFVLLYGIFRFFVEFTREPDPQIGFILGLTMGQWLCLAMILVSTISFIILRKKWKNAT
- the murC gene encoding UDP-N-acetylmuramate--L-alanine ligase — protein: MYFVGIGGIGMSSIAQYLHTKGYKIKGSDQSENKNVAALKELGIKVNIGHFPQNITDDIALVVISSAIKEDNPEVIQAKKNNIRVLKRYELLALLFNEKFGIAIAGSHGKTTTTSLATELLCEASFNPTAIIGGKIQKIKQNVMCGNSNYFIAEADESDGGFLLLNPKIAIVTNIDNDHLNYYKNFENEIEAFKEFIKKSNYAILNIDDKNLSKIIKELNKERCFTYSIQNKNAHFWAENITHTGKSSQFVVHTPQENIDIILNIPGIHNISNSLAIVALSHILRIEKHYLQRTLEFFSGVDRRFSFRSFLKDGVEVYDDYAHHPREIEATLQAAKQTAKSRVIAIFQPHRYTRVQSLMNEFAKSFKLADVVFLLDIYPAGESPIEGINSKILAENINKFSNNCIYIDDISKIKPMLLKETKSGDLVITMGAGDITKLSYQLNANETN
- the murB gene encoding UDP-N-acetylmuramate dehydrogenase, producing the protein MKQIKINTSLITSFKQNGTCILNYIENIDDLSAVEQGKIIGEGSNIIIKNNQNLYKLSKTFSYINIVDSLVIVGGSTKISLINKTMIKNGLCGLEFLGGVPASIGGCIRMNAGAFNKRIADFFEYAICYSPNIGIHTIYKSDAHFSYRNSNFNDKVILEVGLRLEKSNPNLIEKKIRENIKIRLSKAPLVRTFGSVFKNPPNMIAGKLIEECCLKGKIVGDAMICKKHANYIINLNKATADDVLYLIDIVKNNVYKKFNIELEEEVIIL
- a CDS encoding D-alanine--D-alanine ligase, translating into MSILVVCGGDSSEREVSIRSGGAIHQALLNLKYDAQKYICENKKDCIETILKKKPDIVFIALHGGFGEDGTLQAALEMHNIKYTGSNSLSSKVCMNKFFTKAILKEYHIPTKPAVLAKDIKDIENINSFPVCIKPNNEGSSIGVEFAYDNTQLQAKFSELIKQFKELIIEEKITGTEVTLSILNGECLPLIEIAPKKGFYDYQNKYTSGATEYIIPARINQSIINEINRIGKIIYKAFYCKGAIRIDMMIEKNIPYVLEINTIPGMTQTSLLPSAAKSINISFELLVEKILKSAYEGF
- a CDS encoding FtsQ-type POTRA domain-containing protein; the protein is MKDFKNFKTYKKPKKNYSIIKRKILFKLLFVLILVIFFYGIYQVFYILKNSQESKLRYVYIKGNKILQSNYLIHSLGISNNTKLNSHLKLDVYNKLTKNPFIANAKIAIIKPDTLYIDINEKTPLCIIDVNNKQLLFANNGQYITDNIDPKKINIDKILHIKMANLTPQINNKKVVLELVNLYKKLDKLEKISYIIMEDNKFGVNFKNGIMVTANMFNCDYDKSVERLETIWPKLLPDADKIENVSICYPDRIIIKWKTKETKSGR
- the ftsA gene encoding cell division protein FtsA, with protein sequence MEDSGRIIVGLDIGTTKVCTVVGKYDSTELRIIGIGTNPSSGLRKGIVINIDQAVDSIKKSIFKAEQMSGIKITNVYAGISGSHIRSYNSTGVIAVKGNEVTEADIKRVIDGAKAIIIPPDREIIHVIPQEFIVDEQTGIKEPLGMSCTRLEAKVHVVTGGVSNIQNIIKCCQKSSLNVVDIVLQPIASSLAVLTQDEKDIGVCLVDIGGGTTDVAVFLNNSLRHTFVLSIGGDHITNDISVAFRLPYKEAENLKINYGTAMIEGNYEDETIELQRNFSSKIKQIYKSDLAQVIEPRIEEIFSLVKEELDKMNILGLLGAGVVLTGGTAMLENITDLAENIFKLPVRVGYPINIGGIKDALNNPMYSTAIGLTMYAVENRQEKGDVLATPNSGDTSFSSIISKMKKWIKEMF